The Pelosinus sp. IPA-1 genome contains a region encoding:
- a CDS encoding sensor histidine kinase: MKKKWFALLLMVLIVPLAGELKFYPFDSEFSSFRVSFGSPAFLFFLLWQRNTSFVFSGLLVGLSVLVFRMALDWITIDSTIASSFLLHIPAFFYYVVYSLIFQLTKAHDLYNQPLGIGLLSIIAEITASMLELMLSLTYSSATDIIAFPIISKILIIAVIRSFFILSFFFIINLRHAELAAEQQREQNKHLLMLISALYEEGIHVRKSLQNAENITRDCYNLYKDLQDNHMPINQNQLAQTLLGIAGQVHEIKKDNQRIYASLTQLISEKKLHDYMTASELAEIIIQSHQKYARSLHKTITFDLQVEDLLPPLHVYTVLSLVNNLVSNAVEAIKDSGLIKLSIYSINENIVFRVTDTGPGIPPKKRSLIFKPGYTTKFDLTGNPSTGMGLPYIKDLANSLQGSIALEDIPNDKTVFTIQLPLHSVIKEG, encoded by the coding sequence ATGAAAAAAAAATGGTTTGCTCTTTTGTTAATGGTTCTAATTGTTCCCTTAGCTGGTGAACTTAAGTTTTATCCCTTTGACAGTGAATTTAGTTCCTTTCGCGTTAGTTTCGGATCACCGGCATTTTTATTTTTTTTATTATGGCAGCGCAATACCTCCTTCGTATTTTCCGGATTATTAGTCGGATTGTCCGTTCTAGTTTTTCGCATGGCATTGGACTGGATTACTATTGATAGTACCATCGCCTCTAGTTTTCTGCTTCATATTCCAGCATTTTTTTATTACGTAGTATATTCTCTTATTTTTCAATTGACGAAAGCCCATGATTTATATAACCAACCGCTGGGTATTGGACTATTATCCATTATTGCTGAAATCACCGCTAGTATGCTGGAACTTATGCTTTCACTGACCTATTCCAGTGCAACGGATATCATTGCTTTTCCCATTATCAGTAAAATTTTAATTATTGCTGTTATTCGCAGTTTTTTTATTTTAAGTTTCTTTTTTATCATAAATTTACGTCATGCAGAACTAGCAGCAGAGCAACAAAGAGAGCAAAATAAGCATCTACTGATGCTTATTTCTGCTCTCTACGAAGAAGGCATTCACGTTAGAAAATCCCTACAAAATGCAGAAAATATCACGCGAGATTGTTATAATCTCTATAAGGATTTACAGGACAACCACATGCCAATCAATCAGAATCAATTAGCACAAACCCTATTAGGAATTGCTGGTCAAGTACATGAAATCAAAAAAGATAATCAACGTATCTATGCCAGCCTTACCCAGTTAATCTCGGAAAAGAAATTACATGACTATATGACGGCCTCCGAACTGGCGGAGATTATTATACAATCACACCAAAAATATGCTCGCTCCTTACACAAGACAATTACCTTTGATTTACAGGTTGAAGATTTGCTACCACCATTACATGTCTATACTGTTTTATCACTTGTGAACAATTTGGTTTCCAATGCTGTAGAGGCCATTAAAGACTCTGGTTTAATCAAACTGTCTATTTATAGCATCAACGAAAATATAGTATTTCGTGTGACCGATACTGGACCAGGCATCCCACCAAAAAAAAGGAGTCTTATTTTCAAACCTGGCTATACAACTAAGTTTGATCTAACAGGTAATCCCTCAACTGGTATGGGCTTGCCTTATATTAAAGATTTAGCAAATAGCCTGCAAGGCAGTATTGCACTAGAAGATATTCCTAATGATAAAACGGTTTTCACCATACAACTACCACTACACAGTGTAATAAAGGAAGGATAA
- a CDS encoding cation:dicarboxylase symporter family transporter, which translates to MKKIKFGLGTQILIGLILGVAVGAAFYGDPAIEGYLKPIGDMFIRLIKMIVVPIVVSSLVVGIAGVGDAKKLGKIGGKTILFFEVVTTIAIVMGLIIANVVKPGIGIENIGSLAKTNIASYVNTAESAGHHSFADTFVNVVPTNVFDVLAKGDMLAIIFFSVMFGLGLASIGEKGKTVLKLCEGVMETMFWVTNQVMKFAPFGVFALIGSTVAKFGLNSLIPLGKLVITVYGAMILFVFLVLGVIAKLYGLNIINFIKVLKDELILAYTTASSEAVLPNIMQKMEKMGCPKAITSFVIPTGYSFNLTGSTLYQAIAAIFLAQLYGIDLPISTQINLMLVLMLTSKGIAGVPGVSFVVLLATLGSVGIPAEGLAFIAGVDRFMDMARTVVNVIGNALAAVVISKWEKQYDIQKEEEVLRKIA; encoded by the coding sequence ATGAAGAAAATTAAGTTTGGTTTAGGAACACAGATTCTCATTGGACTTATATTAGGGGTTGCAGTAGGCGCTGCTTTTTATGGAGATCCGGCAATTGAAGGATATCTGAAACCCATAGGCGATATGTTCATCCGGTTGATTAAAATGATTGTGGTACCAATTGTCGTGTCCTCGCTGGTAGTTGGGATTGCAGGCGTTGGTGATGCAAAGAAATTGGGGAAAATAGGCGGTAAAACCATTCTTTTCTTTGAAGTCGTGACTACGATTGCCATCGTTATGGGGCTTATCATTGCAAATGTTGTCAAACCAGGAATTGGTATTGAGAACATCGGTAGTCTTGCTAAGACGAATATTGCCAGTTATGTAAATACTGCAGAAAGTGCAGGCCATCATAGTTTTGCTGATACCTTTGTCAATGTTGTTCCTACGAATGTGTTTGACGTACTTGCGAAAGGCGATATGCTTGCTATTATATTCTTTTCCGTTATGTTTGGCTTAGGTCTTGCTTCTATTGGCGAGAAAGGCAAAACGGTTCTCAAGCTTTGTGAAGGCGTAATGGAAACCATGTTTTGGGTAACGAATCAAGTTATGAAATTTGCACCATTTGGCGTGTTTGCCCTCATTGGCTCTACTGTTGCTAAATTTGGTTTAAATTCATTGATTCCCTTAGGGAAACTTGTCATCACAGTGTATGGTGCTATGATATTGTTTGTCTTTTTGGTACTTGGTGTAATTGCTAAGCTTTACGGACTCAATATCATAAACTTCATTAAAGTACTAAAAGATGAACTAATTCTTGCCTATACGACAGCAAGTTCAGAAGCTGTTCTGCCTAATATCATGCAAAAGATGGAAAAGATGGGCTGTCCTAAAGCGATTACTTCCTTTGTCATCCCGACAGGATATTCTTTTAATTTGACTGGTTCTACCCTTTATCAGGCAATTGCGGCTATATTTCTAGCGCAATTATATGGAATTGATTTACCGATTAGCACCCAAATTAACTTAATGTTGGTACTGATGCTTACCTCTAAGGGCATAGCAGGTGTACCAGGTGTTTCCTTTGTTGTATTATTAGCGACTCTCGGCAGCGTAGGTATTCCTGCAGAAGGATTAGCTTTTATTGCTGGTGTTGACCGTTTTATGGATATGGCAAGGACAGTTGTTAATGTTATCGGTAACGCATTAGCTGCTGTAGTCATTTCTAAATGGGAAAAGCAGTATGATATTCAAAAAGAAGAAGAAGTGCTGCGGAAAATTGCTTAA